The Rhododendron vialii isolate Sample 1 chromosome 8a, ASM3025357v1 genome has a window encoding:
- the LOC131298155 gene encoding iron-sulfur assembly protein IscA, chloroplastic, with protein MAFTATVRCPSLFRLPRNSISLPQSPASISFRSSPAYLSRPKPLSIRSASVEAPPASGGLAPAVGLTDNALKHLSKMRSERNEDLCLRIGVKQGGCSGMSYTMEFESRENARPDDSIIEYNGFVIVCDPKSLLFIYGMQLDYSNALIGGGFSFKNPNATQTCGCGKSFAAEM; from the exons ATGGCGTTCACAGCGACAGTCCGTTGCCCCTCTCTCTTCCGCCTGCCGAGGAATTCAATCTCTCTACCTCAATCTCCAGCTTCAATTTCGTTCCGATCCTCGCCTGCGTATCTCAGCCGCCCGAAGCCCTTATCGATTCGATCAGCCTCAGTCGAAG CTCCGCCGGCTTCTGGGGGGCTTGCACCTGCTGTGGGCTTGACGGATAATGCACTGAAGCACTTGAGTAAGATGAGATCTGAACGGAATGAAGATTTATGCTTAAGAATAGGTGTCAAACAGGGTGGGTGCTCCGGGATGTCTTACACAATGGAGTTTGAGAGCAGAGAAAATGCGAGGCCAGATGATTCCATCATTGAATACAATGGGTTTGTTATAG TTTGCGATCCGAAGAGCCTTCTTTTCATTTATGGGATGCAATTGGACTACAGCAACGCGCTCATTGGCGGAGGCTTCTCTTTCAAAAATCCGAATGCTACACAAACCTGTGGTTGTGGTAAATCATTTGCTGCTGAGATGTAA